TCATGACGGAGAAGGGGCTCGTCGAGCGGGACGAGTCCCAGCGCGCGCACGTGTACCGCACGCGGGCCTCGCAACAGAAGACCCAGCGCCAGTTGGTGACGGACCTGCTCAATCGCGCGTTTGGCGGCTCGCCCGCGCGGCTGGCCATGCAAGCCCTGTCGACGAAGAAGGCCTCGGCCGAGGAGCTCGCCGAGCTGCGGCAATTGCTGGACACCCTGGAGGAGGAGGAGA
Above is a window of Cystobacter fuscus DNA encoding:
- a CDS encoding BlaI/MecI/CopY family transcriptional regulator — protein: MSEPKLPRPTDAELAILQVMWERGPSTVREVHEALNKGDASTGYTTVLKLMQIMTEKGLVERDESQRAHVYRTRASQQKTQRQLVTDLLNRAFGGSPARLAMQALSTKKASAEELAELRQLLDTLEEEEKP